A portion of the Podospora pseudoanserina strain CBS 124.78 chromosome 2, whole genome shotgun sequence genome contains these proteins:
- the VAC8 gene encoding Vacuolar protein 8 (EggNog:ENOG503NU9V; COG:U; BUSCO:EOG09261JUE) — MGVCNSTCCGGKSRDGLYENVLADNEREAVADLLQYLENRGETDFFSGEPLRALSTLVFSDNIDLQRSASLTFAEITERDVRAVDRDTLGPILFLLENSDIEVQRAASAALGNLAVNTDNKVLIVQLGGLQPLIRQMMSPNVEVQCNAVGCITNLATHEDNKAKIARSGALGPLTRLAKSKDMRVQRNATGALLNMTHSDENRQQLVNAGAIPVLVQLLSSADVDVQYYCTTALSNIAVDAANRRKLAQSETRLVQSLVHLMDSSSPKVQCQAALALRNLASDEKYQLEIVRTNGLGALLRLLQSSYLPLILSAVACIRNISIHPSNESPIIEAGFLKPLVDLLGSTDNEEIQCHAISTLRNLAASSDRNKSLVLEAGAVQKCKQLVLEVPVTVQSEMTAAIAVLALSDELKTHLLELGVFEVLIPLTKSPSIEVQGNSAAALGNLSSKVGDYSMFIQSWTDPCDGIHGYLSRFLASGDATFQHIAIWTLLQLVESEDKKLIGLIGKSTDIMEMMKQIANRQVESDNELEDDDEGEVVSLAQRCLELLGQGASKSHIEG, encoded by the exons ATGGGTGTCTGTAATTCTACTTGCTGTGGAG GCAAATCCCGCGATGGGTTATACGAAAATGTCCTCGCCGACAACGAAAGAGAGGCCGTAGCCGACCTTCTTCAATACCTTGAAAAC CGTGGAGAGACCGATTTCTTCTCCGGTGAACCTCTTCGAGCTCTGAGCACTCTCGTCTTCTCAGACAACATCGACCTGCAACGAAGCGCGAGTTTGACATTCGCCGAGATCACAGAACGAG ACGTACGAGCCGTCGACCGCGACACCCTCGGGCCTATTCTCTTCCTTCTGGAGAACTCGGACATCGAGGTACAACGAGCGGCTAGCGCCGCGCTGGGAAATCTTGCCGTCAACA CGGATAACAAGGTTCTGATTGTTCAGCTTGGTGGTCTCCAACCCCTTATCCGGCAAATGATGTCGCCAAACGTCGAGGTTCAGTGCAACGCCGTCGGGTGTATCACCAATTTGGCTACCCATGAGGAtaacaaggccaagatcgCACGGTCTGGTGCCCTTGGTCCATTGACACGCCTCGCCAAATCGAAGGATATGAGGGTACAGAGGAATGCCACCGGGGCTTTGCTCAATATGACACATTCCG ACGAAAACCGGCAACAACTAGTGAATGCTGGTGCCATCCCCGTCCTCGTCCAGCTTCTTTCCTCGGCCGACGTGGACGTCCAATATTATTGCACGACAGCCTTGAGCAATATTGCTGTCGATGCCGCCAACAGGCGGAAGTTGGCGCAGTCCGAGACCAGGCTTGTGCAGTCCTTGGTACACTTGATGGATTCATCATCGCCAAAGGTACAATGCCAAGCCGCCCTGGCACTTCGAAATCTCGCCTCGGACGAAAAGTACCAGCTCGAAATCGTCCGCACCAATGGTCTTGGGGCTCTCCTCCGTCTACTTCAGTCTTCTTACCTGCCTTTAATCTTGTCCGCAGTCGCATGCATACGCAATATCTCCATCCATCCTTCAAACGAGTCGCCAATTATCGAAGCCGGATTTCTCAAGCCACTGGTTGACCTCCTCGGTTCTACTGATAACGAGGAGATCCAGTGCCATGCGATCTCAACGCTTCGAAATCTTGCCGCCAGCTCTGACCGTAACAAGTCGCTCGTGCTCGAGGCGGGCGCCGTACAGAAGTGCAAGCAGCTTGTACTCGAGGTTCCAGTAACGGTTCAATCCGAGATGACGGCTGCTATCGCTGTTCTCGCCCTGAGTGACGAGCTCAAGACACATCTGCTGGAGCTTGGCGTCTTTGAGGTTTTGATTCCACTCACGAAGTCACCCAGCATTGAGGTTCAAGGAAACAGTGCTGCCGCCCTGGGCAACCTGTCATCCAAAG TGGGCGATTATTCGATGTTCATCCAGAGCTGGACAGATCCTTGTGACGGCATTCACGGCTACCTCAGCAGGTTTCTCGCCAGCGGAGATGCCACCTTTCAGCACATCGCGATCTGGACGCTGCTTCAGCTTGTTGAATCCGAGGATAAGAAGCTTATTGGGCTCATCGGCAAGTCCACGGATATCATGGAAATGATGAAGCAAATTGCCAACCGACAGGTCGAGTCGGACAACGAGCtcgaagacgacgatgaaggcgAGGTTGTCAGCCTCGCTCAGCGCTgcttggagttgttgggtCAGGGTGCGTCGAAGAGTCATATTGAGGGTTGA
- a CDS encoding hypothetical protein (EggNog:ENOG502WKMA; COG:U; MEROPS:MER0000597), which produces MSSLYRLRAITRPHNLSPHRPLTRLSLTQPHPFRPSPTSPAQTNLSPPQKSYSTATTSPENTQPQHQHRQQNNHHDQNQQSQNEPTPPFPPLHPLRLLLSYLKLLALAHLIWNNLLSLAPAQGPSMLATYPITGTWHLTSRLSRLGRNLSVGDIVTFTLPDRPSAIGVKRVIGLPGDYVLIGTPGPAADDALMLQVPEGHVYLVGDNLPASNDSRIFGPVPLGLIRGKVIASMEPSFTRGPFANFEWVRNPMKKTEPPTREEVLAARDLE; this is translated from the exons ATGTCGAGTCTCTACCGGTTACGAGCCATTACCCGGCCACACAACCTCTCACCTCACAGACCACTCACCCGGCTCTCACTCACACAACCACACCCATTCAgaccctcacccacctcaccagcACAGACCAacctctcaccaccccaaaaGTCTTACAGCACCGCCACTACAAGTCCCGAAAatacccaaccccaacatcaacaccgccaGCAAAACAATCACCATGATCAAAACCAACAATCACAAAAcgaaccaaccccccccttcccccccctccaccccctccgcctcctcctctcctacCTCAAACTCCTTGCCCTCGCCCACCTAATCTggaacaacctcctctccctcgccccagCCCAAGGCCCCTCAATGCTAGCCACCTACCCCATTACAGGAACCTGGCACCTCACCTCCCGCCTCTCCCGCCTCGGCCGCAACCTCTCCGTAGGCGACATAGTaaccttcaccctccccgaccGCCCATCCGCCATCGGCGTAAAGCGCGTCATCGGCCTCCCAGGCGACTACGTCCTCATCGGCACCCCCGGCCCAGCAGCAGACGACGCTCTCATGTTACAA GTCCCAGAAGGCCACGTCTACCTAGTAGGCGACAACCTCCCAGCCTCAAACGACTCCCGCATCTTCGGCCCCGTCCCCCTAGGCCTCATAAGAGGCAAGGTCATCGCCTCAATGGAACCCTCCTTCACAAGAGGCCCTTTTGCCAATTTCGAGTGGGTCAGGAACCCAATGAAAAAGACTGAGCCGCCTACTagagaggaggttttggcggcAAGGGACTTGGAATGA